One window of the Trifolium pratense cultivar HEN17-A07 linkage group LG2, ARS_RC_1.1, whole genome shotgun sequence genome contains the following:
- the LOC123908976 gene encoding low temperature-induced protein lt101.2-like, with amino-acid sequence MGSETFVEVILAILLPPVGVFLRYGCGVEFWIDMVLTFLGYIPGIIYAIYVLVG; translated from the exons ATGGGTTCTGAAACATTTGTAGAAGTTATACTAGCAATATTGTTACCTCCTGTTGGTGTTTTCCTTCGTTACGGTTGTGGA GTGGAGTTTTGGATAGATATGGTGCTTACATTTTTGGGATACATTCCAGGGATTATATATGCCATTTATGTATTGGTTGGATGA